The following is a genomic window from Spirosoma agri.
CCAGCGGGGGCGAAGTGAAGGCATCCGCTATTCGGGAGTATGGCCGGGCTAAACTAGGCACCGTCAACACCGATAGTCCGCTGATGCAGGGCATCGATCCGCATTCGCAGGTCTGGATGTCCCACGCGGACACGATCACGAGTGTTCCCGACAATTTCAAGATCATCGCGTCTACGGATACCGTTCATGTGGCTGCTTTTCAGGTTGACGGTGAAGACACCTACGGCATCCAGTTTCACCCCGAAGTGACGCACTCGCTCCAGGGACAAAAGTTGCTCCAAAATTTTGTGGTTGACATTTGCGGCTGCTCCCAAAACTGGACGGCAGAGTCATTCGTAGAGACCACCGTTGCTCAGTTGAAGGAGAAAATCGGTACGGATAAGGTCGTACTGGGTTTGTCGGGCGGGGTCGATTCGTCCGTAGCGGCCATGCTTATCCATCAGGCCATTGGCGAGAATCTGTATTGCATTTTTGTCGATAACGGTGTACTCCGGAAAGATGAATTTTCCGGCGTTCTGGAATCGTACAAAACGCTGGGGCTGAACGTTAAAGGAGTCGATTCCAAGGAGCAGTTCTATACAGCACTCGCTGGTCTGAGCGATCCGGAAGCCAAACGCAAAGCTATTGGTAAAACCTTCATCGATGTATTCGATCATGAAGCGCATCTCATCGAGGGTGTGTCATGGCTTGGTCAGGGAACCATTTATCCCGACATTATCGAATCGGTTTCGGTGAAAGGTCCTTCGGCCACGATCAAATCGCACCACAACGTGGGTGGCTTGCCCGACTTTATGAAGTTGAAGGTAGTAGAGCCGCTCAATACACTATTCAAAGACGAGGTGCGGTCGGTTGGTCGCACGCTCGGTTTGCCCGAAGCTATTCTGGGCCGTCACCCGTTCCCCGGTCCTGGTCTGGCCATTCGTATTCTGGGCGATGTAACTCCGGAGAAAGTAGAGATATTGCAACAGGTTGATGCGTTGTTCATCGATGGTCTGAAGCGCGAAGGCTTATACGACAAAGTATGGCAGGCCGGAGCCATGTTGTTACCCGTACAATCGGTTGGTGTCATGGGCGACGAGCGTACCTACGA
Proteins encoded in this region:
- the guaA gene encoding glutamine-hydrolyzing GMP synthase, with the protein product MATEQILILDFGSQYTQLIARRVRELNVYCEIHPYNHIPTITADVKGIILSGSPSSVRDADSPEVHLAAFRHKLPLLGVCYGAQLLAHTSGGEVKASAIREYGRAKLGTVNTDSPLMQGIDPHSQVWMSHADTITSVPDNFKIIASTDTVHVAAFQVDGEDTYGIQFHPEVTHSLQGQKLLQNFVVDICGCSQNWTAESFVETTVAQLKEKIGTDKVVLGLSGGVDSSVAAMLIHQAIGENLYCIFVDNGVLRKDEFSGVLESYKTLGLNVKGVDSKEQFYTALAGLSDPEAKRKAIGKTFIDVFDHEAHLIEGVSWLGQGTIYPDIIESVSVKGPSATIKSHHNVGGLPDFMKLKVVEPLNTLFKDEVRSVGRTLGLPEAILGRHPFPGPGLAIRILGDVTPEKVEILQQVDALFIDGLKREGLYDKVWQAGAMLLPVQSVGVMGDERTYERVVALRAVTSIDGMTADWAHLPYEFLADISNEIINRVKGVNRVVYDISSKPPATIEWE